One segment of Urocitellus parryii isolate mUroPar1 chromosome 5, mUroPar1.hap1, whole genome shotgun sequence DNA contains the following:
- the Acrbp gene encoding acrosin-binding protein — protein MTKLSDGLLLSLLKVLLLPLAPAPAQESTSASTPGSPLSPSEYERFFALLTPTWKAETTCRLRATHGCRNPTLVQLDQYENHGLVPDGAVCSDLPYASWFESFCQFTQYRCSNHVYYAKRVRCSQPVSILSPNTYKEVEVAAEVAPTTMTSPFLSHITATERQAFQPWPERLNNNVEELLQSSLSLGGQEQLPDHKQEHRLEQHKKEQMQEQKQEEEQEQEEQEEEQEEEGKQEEEQGTEEGLETVSSLQANAEAKFLSESLSSNPPSFTPRVREAEPAPVMENTQEVTQSAQEIDEMNEIYDEDVYWSRSQNPGRYRKL, from the exons ATGACAAAACTGTCTGAtggcctccttctctctctcctgaaGG TGCTGCTCCTGCCTCTGgcacctgccccagcccaggagtCAACTTCAGCCTCTACTCCAGGCAGTCCTCTCTCCCCCAGCGAATATGAACGCTTCTTTGCTCTGCTGACCCCAACCTGGAAGGCAGAGACTACCTGCCGTCTTCGTGCGACCCATGGCTGCCGAAACCCCACTCTGGTCCAGCTGGATCAATATGAAAACCACGGCTTGGTGCCGGATG GCGCTGTCTGCTCCGACCTTCCTTATGCCTCCTGGTTTGAGTCGTTCTGCCAGTTTACTCAGTATCGCTGCTCCAACCATGTCTACTATGCCAAG AGAGTTCGGTGTTCCCAGCCAGTATCCATTCTCTCACCTAATACTTACAAGGAGGTAGAGGTTGCAGCAGAAGTCGCacccaccaccatgacctccccATTTTTATCTCATATCACAG CCACAGAACGGCAGGCCTTCCAGCCCTGGCCTGAGCGGCTGAACAACAACGTGGAGGAGCTGCTCCAATCCTCCTTGTCCCTGGGAGGCCAAGAGCAACTGCCTGATCACAAGCAGGAACACAGACTGGAGCAACACAAAAAAGAGCAAATGCAAGAACAAaagcaggaggaagagcaggagcaagaagagcaagaggaggaacaagaggaggagggaaagcagGAAGAGGAGCAGGGGACAGAAGAGGGACTTGAGACAGTGTCTAGTTTGCAGGCTAATGCAGAGGCTAAGTTTCTGTCTGAATCTTTGTCTTCCAACCCTCCCTCCTTTACTCCCCGAGTCCGAGAAGCAGAACCTGCTCCTGTCATGGAGAACACCCAAGAGGTCACTCAATCAGCACAAGAAAtagatgaaatgaatgaaatatatgatGAGGATGTCTACTGGAGCAGAAGTCAAAACCCTGGCAGGTACAGGAAGTTGTGA
- the Ing4 gene encoding inhibitor of growth protein 4 isoform X3, with product MAAGMYLEHYLDSIENLPFELQRNFQLMRDLDQRTEDLKAEIDKLATEYMSSARNLSSEEKLALLRQIQEAYGKCKEFGDDKVQLAMQTYEMVDKHIRRLDTDLARFEADLKEKQIESSDYDSSSSKEGRTQKEKKAARARSKGKNSDEEAPKAAQKKLKLVRTSPEYGMPSVTFGSVHPSDVLDMPVDPNEPTYCLCHQVSYGEMIGCDNPDCSIEWFHFACVGLTTKPRGKWFCPRCSQERKKK from the exons ATGGCTGCGGGGATGTATTTGGAACATTATCTGGACA GTATTGAAAACCTCCCATTTGAATTACAGAGAAACTTTCAACTTATGAGGGACCTTGACCAAAGAACAGAGG ACCTGAAGGCTGAAATTGACAAGTTGGCCACTGAGTATATGAGTAGCGCCCGCAACCTGAGCTCCGAGGAAAAATTGGCTCTTCTCAGACAGATCCAGGAAGCCTATGGCAAGTGCAAGGAATTTGGTGACGACAAGGTGCAGCTTGCCATGCAGACCTATGAGATG gTTGACAAACACATTCGGCGACTGGACACAGACCTGGCCCGTTTTGAGGCTGATTTGAAGGAGAAACAGATCGAGTCAAGTGACTATGACAGCTCTTCTAGCAAAG AAGGCCGGACtcaaaaggagaagaaagctgCCCGTGCACGTTCCAAAGGGAAAAACTCAGATGAAGAAGCACCCAAGGCTGCCCAGAAGAAGTTAAAACTTGTGCGCAC AAGTCCTGAGTATGGGATGCCCTCAGTGACCTTTGGCAGTGTCCATCCCTCTGATGTGTTGGATATGCCTGTGGATCCCAACGAACCCACCTATTGCCTTTGTCACCAGGTCTCCTATGGAGAGATGATTGGCTGTGACAACCCTGAT TGTTCCATTGAGTGGTTCCACTTCGCCTGTGTGGGACTGACAACCAAGCCTCGGGGGAAATG gTTTTGCCCACGCTGTTCCCAAGAAcggaagaagaaatag
- the Ing4 gene encoding inhibitor of growth protein 4 isoform X4: MAAGMYLEHYLDSIENLPFELQRNFQLMRDLDQRTEDLKAEIDKLATEYMSSARNLSSEEKLALLRQIQEAYGKCKEFGDDKVQLAMQTYEMVDKHIRRLDTDLARFEADLKEKQIESSDYDSSSSKGRTQKEKKAARARSKGKNSDEEAPKAAQKKLKLVRTSPEYGMPSVTFGSVHPSDVLDMPVDPNEPTYCLCHQVSYGEMIGCDNPDCSIEWFHFACVGLTTKPRGKWFCPRCSQERKKK; this comes from the exons ATGGCTGCGGGGATGTATTTGGAACATTATCTGGACA GTATTGAAAACCTCCCATTTGAATTACAGAGAAACTTTCAACTTATGAGGGACCTTGACCAAAGAACAGAGG ACCTGAAGGCTGAAATTGACAAGTTGGCCACTGAGTATATGAGTAGCGCCCGCAACCTGAGCTCCGAGGAAAAATTGGCTCTTCTCAGACAGATCCAGGAAGCCTATGGCAAGTGCAAGGAATTTGGTGACGACAAGGTGCAGCTTGCCATGCAGACCTATGAGATG gTTGACAAACACATTCGGCGACTGGACACAGACCTGGCCCGTTTTGAGGCTGATTTGAAGGAGAAACAGATCGAGTCAAGTGACTATGACAGCTCTTCTAGCAAAG GCCGGACtcaaaaggagaagaaagctgCCCGTGCACGTTCCAAAGGGAAAAACTCAGATGAAGAAGCACCCAAGGCTGCCCAGAAGAAGTTAAAACTTGTGCGCAC AAGTCCTGAGTATGGGATGCCCTCAGTGACCTTTGGCAGTGTCCATCCCTCTGATGTGTTGGATATGCCTGTGGATCCCAACGAACCCACCTATTGCCTTTGTCACCAGGTCTCCTATGGAGAGATGATTGGCTGTGACAACCCTGAT TGTTCCATTGAGTGGTTCCACTTCGCCTGTGTGGGACTGACAACCAAGCCTCGGGGGAAATG gTTTTGCCCACGCTGTTCCCAAGAAcggaagaagaaatag
- the Ing4 gene encoding inhibitor of growth protein 4 isoform X1 has translation MAAGMYLEHYLDSIENLPFELQRNFQLMRDLDQRTEDLKAEIDKLATEYMSSARNLSSEEKLALLRQIQEAYGKCKEFGDDKVQLAMQTYEMVDKHIRRLDTDLARFEADLKEKQIESSDYDSSSSKGKKKGRTQKEKKAARARSKGKNSDEEAPKAAQKKLKLVRTSPEYGMPSVTFGSVHPSDVLDMPVDPNEPTYCLCHQVSYGEMIGCDNPDCSIEWFHFACVGLTTKPRGKWFCPRCSQERKKK, from the exons ATGGCTGCGGGGATGTATTTGGAACATTATCTGGACA GTATTGAAAACCTCCCATTTGAATTACAGAGAAACTTTCAACTTATGAGGGACCTTGACCAAAGAACAGAGG ACCTGAAGGCTGAAATTGACAAGTTGGCCACTGAGTATATGAGTAGCGCCCGCAACCTGAGCTCCGAGGAAAAATTGGCTCTTCTCAGACAGATCCAGGAAGCCTATGGCAAGTGCAAGGAATTTGGTGACGACAAGGTGCAGCTTGCCATGCAGACCTATGAGATG gTTGACAAACACATTCGGCGACTGGACACAGACCTGGCCCGTTTTGAGGCTGATTTGAAGGAGAAACAGATCGAGTCAAGTGACTATGACAGCTCTTCTAGCAAAGGCAAAAAGA AAGGCCGGACtcaaaaggagaagaaagctgCCCGTGCACGTTCCAAAGGGAAAAACTCAGATGAAGAAGCACCCAAGGCTGCCCAGAAGAAGTTAAAACTTGTGCGCAC AAGTCCTGAGTATGGGATGCCCTCAGTGACCTTTGGCAGTGTCCATCCCTCTGATGTGTTGGATATGCCTGTGGATCCCAACGAACCCACCTATTGCCTTTGTCACCAGGTCTCCTATGGAGAGATGATTGGCTGTGACAACCCTGAT TGTTCCATTGAGTGGTTCCACTTCGCCTGTGTGGGACTGACAACCAAGCCTCGGGGGAAATG gTTTTGCCCACGCTGTTCCCAAGAAcggaagaagaaatag
- the Ing4 gene encoding inhibitor of growth protein 4 isoform X2, with protein MAAGMYLEHYLDSIENLPFELQRNFQLMRDLDQRTEDLKAEIDKLATEYMSSARNLSSEEKLALLRQIQEAYGKCKEFGDDKVQLAMQTYEMVDKHIRRLDTDLARFEADLKEKQIESSDYDSSSSKGKKSRTQKEKKAARARSKGKNSDEEAPKAAQKKLKLVRTSPEYGMPSVTFGSVHPSDVLDMPVDPNEPTYCLCHQVSYGEMIGCDNPDCSIEWFHFACVGLTTKPRGKWFCPRCSQERKKK; from the exons ATGGCTGCGGGGATGTATTTGGAACATTATCTGGACA GTATTGAAAACCTCCCATTTGAATTACAGAGAAACTTTCAACTTATGAGGGACCTTGACCAAAGAACAGAGG ACCTGAAGGCTGAAATTGACAAGTTGGCCACTGAGTATATGAGTAGCGCCCGCAACCTGAGCTCCGAGGAAAAATTGGCTCTTCTCAGACAGATCCAGGAAGCCTATGGCAAGTGCAAGGAATTTGGTGACGACAAGGTGCAGCTTGCCATGCAGACCTATGAGATG gTTGACAAACACATTCGGCGACTGGACACAGACCTGGCCCGTTTTGAGGCTGATTTGAAGGAGAAACAGATCGAGTCAAGTGACTATGACAGCTCTTCTAGCAAAGGCAAAAAGA GCCGGACtcaaaaggagaagaaagctgCCCGTGCACGTTCCAAAGGGAAAAACTCAGATGAAGAAGCACCCAAGGCTGCCCAGAAGAAGTTAAAACTTGTGCGCAC AAGTCCTGAGTATGGGATGCCCTCAGTGACCTTTGGCAGTGTCCATCCCTCTGATGTGTTGGATATGCCTGTGGATCCCAACGAACCCACCTATTGCCTTTGTCACCAGGTCTCCTATGGAGAGATGATTGGCTGTGACAACCCTGAT TGTTCCATTGAGTGGTTCCACTTCGCCTGTGTGGGACTGACAACCAAGCCTCGGGGGAAATG gTTTTGCCCACGCTGTTCCCAAGAAcggaagaagaaatag